CTGATGGCCTTGAAGACCTTGAGAAGAGCTAGGCTCCTTCTCTGGATCATACCCATTATTGAAACTCACATGGTGGAGatctttaatctttttgttgCTTCGGACAAGTTCTGCTTCCTCTTCACAAGAGAGAGGATGGGCATTCATCACGAGAGAGCTCACCAATATTGGAACGTTTCTTACAACATTTACACTTCACTAGTTCATTcctaagctctctctctctctctctctctctctctctcaaatcttaTGTACACCCTTAGGTGTAGTTAATTAGATTCAACAACTACTCTCTCTTACATAGTACACAcactttttttgcatttgatttttgagtaatgtTAGAAATACAGCTCAATTCAGACCCAAATCCACACTTAGCTTATGTAAACTCTTAATTATATTTCTGCCTTTTCAGGTACATGTGGTAGACCCAtgtaaaaatgttaaaatccaattaaaaGTTAACATATAAACTGTATGTGAATTTGGGTGTGGATTAAGGTGTGTCCTTAATATTACTCATGATGAGTTtcttattttagttattttttgtttagtttccAAGAGAttaattgaagaagaagaattgacaacttaattatatatatttgtactaatttatttctcaaaaatttaatttggttGTCTTCGCATTTACATATATGgattaaaatttgaataatcTGTGTTGTATATTGCAAgattttctctttgtttgaCTTCTGTCGTATTGATCTATTTTTTCATATACATAATTTCCAATTGGGCTAATTTCACTCTTTGCCCAAAAGCCCATCAAAATCACCGGCCCAACAATCATACGACGCATCCTCTGACCAAAAACCCTAGCTTTCATATAACTAAAACCTGGTACCAAACCAAACCTCTTGCTCTTCTTGCTTTGCTTTGCTCACCATGTTGAAAGTAAAAACTCCGAGAAATCATAGGGTTAGGCGTGAGCTCGAGAAGCGAGCTCCCAAGCTCGTCGAGAATGGGAAGAAGACGCTGATACTTCACGGTACAAAGACCAGTGGTGTTTTGAACGAGGTTTTGAAAGAAATATACCATTTGAAGAAAGGAAAAGCCGTCAAGTTCAGCCGCAAGAACGAGAACATCAAGCCTTTTGAAAACGGTGGCGAGACCTCTTTGGAATTCTTCTCTATGAAAACCGATTGTAGCATTTTCGTGGTAAGAGCTTAgtttttgaatatttgttaTGTGgccatttattattttctcgCAAAACCGATTGTAGCATAAGATTTTCATCTTTctagctttgttttttttaatatttgttatgTGGGAATTTTTTAATACTGGGTATTGAtcaattgctttaattttttttttttttttggtggtaaaaatagaattttaggaGCATTCTATGCTGTTTTGGATTTGTTTACATTTGATTTTGACTTTTGAGATTCCGTTTGCAAGTTTGTGTTGGTGAATTTGTTCCTATGCGAGGTCACTGGTCTTGTATATTTTGGGATTTTAAGTATGTGGTTGGGTTTGAATAGTTGGTCACTGAGGATTGAGATAGTGTTACGAGGCATTtttacttgaaattttttgatcGGTTTATAGAAAGATTTAAGCTTATAACTGTACAAATCATTGGTGATTTATACATGCACCTTGCCAGTCTTGAATGTACACAACTTCGCTCTTCATTTGTTATGTGTTAATAAGTGCTTTTTGAGCTAGACTTCATTGACtatagaaaaagtgaaaaactgaattttaaTGCACATATACTAATCACATGATTCACATGAAAGACTCTGTAACCCGAGTCATAATGTGCTTAAATGCATACCTCAAGATGCTGGATGTAGTGAAAAAGGGTTAACattgtcttttgttttattttaaatgtgatCAGCAAATGTATGTACAGAAAATGACTGTTTTTCTATAGTTTAGTTTGGAGTGGGATATTGTGCTGTAAGAGAGAGTATTTCTATGTTGAAATTGCTGGTGTGTTGTTTAACATGGAGAGCTAAAACTGGTGGAGTCAAGTGTGTCCTTTTCTGTCATCGATTGAATTTGTTTATCGTACCCCATTAACAGCCTTGCATTTAAAGTGATGTGTTTATATTGGCAGTTTTGAGCTGTGTGATTCACCTCTGTTTTGGTTGACAGTGTGAAGCTTTTGTGTTTGTTAAATGGAGATATTGAAGTATCTATGTGCTTTTTTCTTGTAGAACCTTTTATTTTCCCTCTATTGATCCTTAGTAATTCAGAATGAAATCATATGGAATTTCACCCTCTCCCTCTTTAAAAGCTGCCCATTGCGCCTATCAAAATAAGAAGTCCAATGTTGAAATGCTATAATGGTTATTTTTGCTTCTGTTGATCAATTTCTTGTATTGTTACTGCAGCATcttttttgatgtatctaatcTCTGGTGACTTGCAGTATGGTTCTCACTCAAAGAAGCGGCCCGATAATCTTGTTATAGGTAGAACTTATGACCACCACATCTATGATCTCGTGGAGGTTGGGGttgaaaatttcaaaccaaTGGAGTCATTCAAATACGATAAGAAATTAGCTCCACTGATTGGATCAAAACCTATGATTGCTTTTGTTGGAGAGGGATTTGAGAATGTAGAGGAGctcaaacattttaaagaagTTTTGCTTGATCTTTTGCGGGGAGAGGTGCATTTTTCTGCCACCCTTGTAGTTTGCACATCTATAATTTATGAACTAAGCATATTAATAAAAGCATGGGTTTGATACATGCAGGTTGTGGAGAATTTAAATCTTGTTGGGTTAGACCGTGTGTATGTCTGTACAGCTATATCTTCAAATAGGGTATTTCTTTCTCACTGTGGACTGCGGCTAAAAAAGTCTGGCACAAAAGTACCGAGGATGGAATTGGTAGAGGTTGGCCCCTCCATGGATCTGGTAGTTCGTCGACATCGTCTTCCTAATGACAGCCTTAAGAAAGCAGCCATGAAAACAGCCAGGGACCAGCCTAAGAAGAAGGTTGACTAAACTACTCTCATAAACCTTTCTTATTTCGTTTTCTAGGAAGAAAAAAGTAACATGTTTGTATTGTGGTCCGTTTTTGGCAGGTGAAAAATGTTGGTGATGATGCAGTAGAGGGCAAGATTGGAAAGATATACATTCCAGATCAGAAGGTAAGTGgaaaatttattcatttagcAGTGTTATTGCATCAACTATCAGATACTTAACTAGTTCAGAAGTGAAATGTGAGACTGTCAGAGATTGTGTAGTTCAGAGAAGTTAGCAGCACTTGATAGCCACTGTCTTGTTCTCCTCTCTAATCTCTTCTCATTTGGAAAGATTTGGGTAATTTGTGTGAGAGACAGCTTCTTTCTACCCTTGGCTGCATGagcaaaacttttattttctaaagTATATACTCCATTATGTGTAAATTCTGCACTAGATTACTTAAATTAAGATCCTCATATGTATTACTACAATTTGGTAATTATTTGTTGTACTgttcatataattttttcccccttttgcCATTTAGGTTGGTGAAATGGCTGTAATTGACAAATCCAAAGGTGTGAAGAGAGAGCGCCGTGAAGCTAAGTTGAAAAAAGGTGATCACGAGCATGTGTCAAAAAAGCAGAAAGAAGATTCAACATAGAGCTCCTGCAGCTGTAGCTTTGCATTTTGGCCAATGTTCTTTTTGATTGAGAGGGTGTCCAAGGGTGAAGCAGATATAAGGGGCATGAGATATCTCTCCTTCCATTGTTTCTtagcttattttcttttgttgtctATTTTGGTATTTAATCTAGGATGCTCTATACCgcttatttgtatttttttccccctaccaaatctaaattatattataagcGATGAAACGGAAATATAGGTAATGGTGGCCTACATGGCATAATTacaattttgtattttacttGGTCCAGGTGCCGGATAAAGCTTTGatgccaagcatgccttagCTGCTAAATGTGGCTTCACAAGTGGAGTTCATaactttgtgttttatttttgttttatctctTTGATAGGACTCTCtgttttaatttgtttctcataatgtttatgttataattttccTTCTTAAAAAGCCCGACCCACCCAATCTTTTGTTCCGTATTCATCCTTATTTCGCTGTGGTCAAAATTTTATGCCCTCATTTTGGAGTCTTTTTGCTGAATATtggaaaaaatcaaaagtttgttTGTGATATGGGAATTGTTCAAAGTTATTTGGCAAAACAGGAAATAAGCAAATTTTGGCAATGATGTTGCCAAAATTCTATGAAAAAGTacgagagaggagagagagagaaagttgaaTTTCGGTAATTACATCATCGAAATTCTTGTCCAAAACCCAAAGTTGCCCAGATGAATAGAGGAGTGCCCAAAGGAGGAGTGGCCGGGAGGAAAAAAgtaattgtggcaaccaagttgccaaaattgttggggaggagagagagaaaatttaatgGGAATTGTGGCAGCTAAGTTGTTGAAAtgagagtagagaaaaaaaaattatggcaatTGAGTTGCCGAAATTCgagaaaagtggagagaaaccaaaaaaaaaaaattgtgaaaatgaaGTTGTCGAATattgaaggagaaaaaaaaaatttatgacaatGGAGTTGCCGAAAattgaaggagagagaaagataggCAATTAGGTTTCtgcaatgtaaaaaaaatattttaccaaaatctATGCAAAACAGTTACATAGattcttattcttaaaaacaaaaagaaatatatagatttttattccTTCCGTATAAAACCTACTATGCATAGCATGGATATCACACCACATAGATAGGTGCCAATGATTTTTTTGACTGAAACAGTTTGGtgattctgaaaaaaaaaaatttgtgccaAATGTGTATGTCATGTAATTTCATTTCAACTTCATTTCATCCTgtaaaagtaataattatatgTCCTAGCTGTGCATTGTTACTTCTATGgtctttttttgtctttttatttctcCTCACCGTTATCAAATGCAACATCAGTTTTTGCATCTCCTCATAAAAGATGTTAACATTTCACTTATTATTTCACTTACTTctaattgttcattgttttatacttttatcaCTTTTCTGCTTTGCTTTATTGTGCACAACTTAGGATTGTTAGTTTTGGGTTAATGTGAGTTTTTTGCTTTACTTTATTAATTTACAACACTAGAAACTaacagatttattattattgtataaatatatGCTTTGTAAATATTAGAAGCTAATacattttaaacattatttattgttatattagagttaatattgtttgtatgactataaaaatgattatgaatttttttttttttttttttttttttttttttttttttttttttttttttttttttttttacaatgtaTAAGCACATCaatcatctttttctttcataatttcCCTCTTCGGCATGCATGAATAGGTTCTGCAACATATTCACGTATTAGCACAAAATAAGGAATCTTTATATGGCAAAGaataagaataatttttattacatagATCTTTAGTAAAAGTTGTTCAAACCTGATTGACCAACTGTCCTCTCCTCCAATTTCGGCAACTTTGTTGCCACaaatcaattttctctctctcctctttcctcCAATTTCGGCAActccattgccacaattctttttttttttctccttcaatTTTCAGCAACTGCCACAACAAttcctattaatttttttgctcttcttTTCCCCTACAATTTCGGCAGctccacaattcttttttttttttttttttctctcctccaaTTTTTGGCAACTCCATTgcacaatcttttttttttctcccccaaTTTTCAGCAACTTCATTGCCACGAAtcaatcttttctctcttttttttttttttttttttttttttttttttttttttttttttttctctctactccAATTTGGGCAACTTGACTAAACTACTCTCATAAACCTTTCTTATTTCGTTTTCTAGGAAGAAAAAAGTAACATGTTTGTATTGTGGTCCGTTTTTGGCAGGTGAAAAATGTTGGTGATGATGCAGTAGAGGGCAAGATTGGAAAGATATACATTCCAGATCAGAAGGTAAGTGgaaaaatttattcatttagtAGTGTTATTGCATCAGCTATCAGATACTTAACTAGTTCAGAAGTGAAATGTGAGACTGTTAGAGATTGTGTAGTTTAGAGAAGTTAGCTGCACTTGATAGCCACTGTCTTGTTCTCCTCTCTAATCTCTTCTCATTTGGAAAGATTTGGGTAATTTGTGGGAGAGACAGCTTCTTTCCACCCTTGGCTGCATGagcaaaacttttattttctaaagTATATACTCCATTATGtgttgtaaggactcgatttgtaacgaaccgtaacagtgttgggttcgcacgtaaaaagacccaaacaatatcatttgtagagcgtgggtttgaaaggctaggtctcAGTCACCAGACGGtaggtttttcgtggtgttcatacatggtttaaatcgtgttcgccttgggagtctttctcctggaggtgggctgggagactctgatttttggccatttttcccagccagcctttctggattgcttatttttccttttatactagcctgggttccttatccttcgtccacgtgtaggatcgacattccaagactgatacttgtcctatcagctcatacccagagtggttgggggtggttgtaaaagctggagagtatggctttgtcaggtgcagagtattaaatggcggtaagggcagctttccctgatTGTTAAACTATCCAGGGTGTCCTTccctattgacatagatatttttagattttttccagaCTGTTTCTGTTCCGTTTTTGTCCTTCCTTCCAGGGGGACCttggacatgccgaggactgattcgtcctcggctgtgtcccaagactattttgtacttgtattacctaTCCTGGGCTataaccctcctcggctcgggccttgggctccaatgaataaatgggccagggcctcAAATCATTGGaccccataatagcccctcaaaaccctgctgtccgacctcttggttggagaggagggttttggtgatacTAAGCCTTTATCACGACTCGTTTAACTCTatccttcattaatgttggtgtctcttcatctaccCAGGAAACA
The DNA window shown above is from Quercus lobata isolate SW786 chromosome 7, ValleyOak3.0 Primary Assembly, whole genome shotgun sequence and carries:
- the LOC115954144 gene encoding ribosome production factor 2 homolog; the protein is MLKVKTPRNHRVRRELEKRAPKLVENGKKTLILHGTKTSGVLNEVLKEIYHLKKGKAVKFSRKNENIKPFENGGETSLEFFSMKTDCSIFVYGSHSKKRPDNLVIGRTYDHHIYDLVEVGVENFKPMESFKYDKKLAPLIGSKPMIAFVGEGFENVEELKHFKEVLLDLLRGEVVENLNLVGLDRVYVCTAISSNRVFLSHCGLRLKKSGTKVPRMELVEVGPSMDLVVRRHRLPNDSLKKAAMKTARDQPKKKVKNVGDDAVEGKIGKIYIPDQKVGEMAVIDKSKGVKRERREAKLKKGDHEHVSKKQKEDST